One genomic segment of Brassica napus cultivar Da-Ae chromosome A3, Da-Ae, whole genome shotgun sequence includes these proteins:
- the LOC106442073 gene encoding glucuronokinase 1: MDQDLKSTTGTAAIEHRSFARIGFLGNPSDVYFGRTISFTIGNFWASVKLEPSEHVIIKPHPFHDLVQFNSLDHLLNRLENEGYYGGVRLLMAICKVFRNYCKDNAIQLHQRNFTLYYNTNIPRQTGLSGSSAIVSAALSCLLDFYNVRHLIKLQVRPNLVLNAEKELGIVAGLQDRVAQVYGGLVHMDFSKEHMDKLGHGIYTPMDITLLPPLHLIYAENPSDSGKVHSRVRQRWLDGDELIITSMEEVGKLAEEGRTALLEKDHSKLVQLMNRNFDLRRKMFGDECLGAMNIEMVEVARRVGAASKFTGSGGAVVVFCPEGPSQVKLLEEECKKSGFILEPVKIAPSCLNDSDIQSLG; this comes from the exons ATGGATCAGGATCTGAAATCCACCACGGGCACGGCGGCCATCGAGCATCGGTCGTTCGCTCGGATCGGGTTTCTGGGGAATCCCAGCGATGTATACTTCGGGCGTACAATCTCATTCACAATAGGCAACTTCTGGGCGTCAGTGAAGCTGGAGCCATCGGAACATGTGATAATAAAGCCACATCCATTCCACGATCTCGTCCAGTTCAACTCTCTCGACCATCTC CTGAACCGCTTGGAGAATGAAGGTTACTACGGTGGTGTTAGGCTGCTAATGGCCATTTGTAAAGTGTTCCGTAACTATTGCAAAGATAATGCCATTCAGCTTCATCAACGAAACTTCACTCTTTACTACAACACCAATATCCCTAGGCAG ACAGGGCTTTCTGGTTCTAGCGCCATTGTCTCCGCTGCTCTTAGCTGCCTTCTTGACTTCTACAACGTCAGGCATCTCATCAAACTACAAGTTCGCCCTAACCTTGTTCTCAATGCTGAGAAAGAGCTTGGTATTGTCGCTGGTCTTCAGGACCGGGTTGCTCAGGTCTATGGTGGTCTTGTTCACATG GATTTTAGTAAGGAGCACATGGATAAGCTGGGACATGGGATTTACACTCCTATGGATATCACTCTCCTTCCACCTTTGCATCTTATCTATGCTGAGAATCCTAGCGACTCCGGCAAG GTACATAGTAGGGTTCGACAAAGATGGTTAGATGGCGATGAGTTGATAATCACATCAATGGAAGAGGTTGGAAAGCTAGCAGAAGAGGGTCGAACTGCCTTACTCGAAAAGGACCATTCCAAGCTCGTGCAACTCATGAACCGTAACTTCGACCTTCGGAG GAAGATGTTTGGGGACGAATGCTTAGGAGCAATGAACATAGAGATGGTGGAAGTTGCAAGGAGGGTAGGTGCAGCTTCCAAGTTCACCGGAAGTGGAGGAGCAGTTGTGGTTTTCTGTCCTGAGGGACCATCTCAGGTGAAGCTTTTGGAAGAAGAATGCAAGAAATCGGGATTCATACTTGAGCCAGTGAAGATTGCACCTTCATGCTTGAATGATTCTGACATTCAAAGCCTTGGCTGA